One genomic region from Curtobacterium sp. 9128 encodes:
- a CDS encoding VOC family protein, with product MSVPDLAPALVPELLVSDLDASLAFWVDRCGFTVSYDRPDERFAYIVLGSAHLMLEQAGVGRNWVTGPLEQPFGRGINFQITVPDSDVIASELRAGGVALFMKPETKWYRVDGAEEAGVRQFLVTDPDGYLIRFQSSVGRRPV from the coding sequence GTGTCCGTCCCCGACCTCGCGCCCGCACTGGTTCCCGAACTGCTCGTCTCCGACCTCGATGCGAGCCTTGCGTTCTGGGTCGACCGCTGCGGCTTCACCGTGTCGTACGACCGGCCGGACGAACGCTTCGCGTACATCGTGCTCGGTTCGGCGCACCTGATGCTCGAGCAGGCCGGGGTGGGGCGGAACTGGGTGACCGGGCCACTGGAACAGCCATTCGGCCGCGGGATCAACTTCCAGATCACCGTCCCTGACAGCGACGTGATCGCCTCGGAGTTGCGGGCGGGCGGCGTCGCCCTCTTCATGAAGCCGGAGACCAAGTGGTACCGGGTCGACGGGGCCGAGGAAGCCGGCGTCCGGCAGTTCCTGGTCACCGATCCGGACGGGTACCTCATCCGGTTTCAGTCGTCCGTGGGCCGACGCCCCGTCTGA